In the genome of Paenibacillus pabuli, one region contains:
- a CDS encoding lipoate--protein ligase — translation MLFVDNQGITDPSVNLAIEEYILKHLPMDDSYLLFYINRPSIIIGKHQNTIEEINIEYVQDNGVQVVRRLSGGGAVYHDLGNLNFSFITKDDGQSFHNFRKFTQPVVEALQELGVNAELTGRNDLQVGEKKISGNAQFSTRGRMFSHGTLMFNLNLDHVQASLNVNPEKFKSKSTKSVRSRVANIRDLIDSNLTIEQFRDELLRHIFRMEPQDVPQYELTEKDWDKINEISAERYNNWDWNYGLSPESNVKHTRKFPVGIIDLRMNIKDGRIEEIKIFGDFFGVGDVADIEDMLRGKRYEESEVRTALKGLDVKHYFGNLELEDFIGLIFLEE, via the coding sequence ATGCTGTTTGTTGATAACCAGGGCATTACAGATCCTTCTGTAAACCTCGCCATTGAGGAATACATTCTGAAACATCTGCCGATGGATGACAGTTACTTGCTGTTTTACATCAACCGCCCGTCCATTATTATTGGAAAACATCAAAATACCATTGAAGAGATCAACATTGAGTATGTTCAGGATAACGGTGTTCAAGTCGTACGTCGTCTTTCGGGGGGTGGAGCCGTTTATCACGATCTGGGCAACCTCAATTTCAGCTTTATTACCAAGGATGACGGACAATCCTTCCATAACTTCCGCAAATTCACGCAGCCTGTGGTGGAAGCCCTGCAAGAGCTTGGGGTTAATGCCGAACTGACAGGACGGAATGATCTGCAAGTCGGAGAGAAGAAAATTTCGGGCAACGCCCAATTTTCTACGCGCGGCCGCATGTTCAGTCATGGCACATTGATGTTTAACCTGAACCTCGACCACGTCCAGGCTTCACTCAATGTTAATCCGGAGAAGTTCAAGTCCAAGAGCACCAAATCCGTGCGCAGCCGTGTTGCGAATATACGTGATCTGATTGACAGCAATCTGACGATTGAACAATTCCGGGACGAGCTGCTGCGTCATATTTTCCGTATGGAGCCACAAGACGTTCCTCAATATGAACTCACAGAGAAAGACTGGGACAAGATCAACGAAATCTCTGCCGAGCGTTATAACAATTGGGACTGGAACTACGGGCTTTCCCCGGAAAGCAATGTGAAGCATACACGTAAATTTCCTGTCGGCATCATTGATTTGCGCATGAATATCAAAGATGGACGCATTGAAGAGATCAAAATCTTTGGTGACTTCTTCGGAGTAGGCGATGTAGCGGATATCGAAGACATGCTGCGTGGCAAGCGTTACGAGGAATCTGAGGTGCGTACTGCACTTAAGGGTCTGGATGTAAAACATTACTTCGGCAACCTGGAGCTGGAGGACTTTATTGGCCTCATTTTCCTTGAAGAATAA
- a CDS encoding ABC transporter substrate-binding protein, with protein MNTMNFKTWKGVASLLSAAMLALTLAGCGTTTNEGTGTSQPAQEQSQEQAQTDLKTQYPLTVTDATGESFTFDKAPAKIVSVSPAETESLFALGLDEQIVGVSDYDDYPEAATKKPKMGGITKPNEESIIAAEADIVFTGISMSEESVKKLRDLGITIFKTDPKSVDDVMNNIETFGKITDHQEKAQEIITQMKQDVADVTEAVKAVKPEEKKKVYVEFSPGWTVGKGEFMDELITLAGGNNVASDLTGWNQINEENIIASNPDVILYANDVIDENSKTLDQIIKARSGWDQITAVKNDAVIGLDANLLSRPGPRVTQGLKEVAKAIYPDLFK; from the coding sequence ATGAACACAATGAATTTCAAGACATGGAAAGGCGTAGCGTCACTGCTGAGCGCAGCGATGCTGGCACTGACGTTGGCCGGATGTGGTACAACAACGAACGAGGGTACAGGAACCTCGCAACCTGCACAGGAGCAATCCCAGGAACAGGCGCAGACCGATCTCAAAACACAATATCCACTCACGGTTACAGATGCTACGGGTGAATCGTTTACGTTTGACAAAGCACCAGCCAAAATCGTATCCGTATCTCCGGCTGAAACGGAATCCCTGTTCGCACTTGGATTGGACGAGCAGATCGTAGGGGTATCCGACTATGACGATTATCCGGAAGCGGCAACGAAAAAACCAAAAATGGGCGGCATAACAAAGCCTAATGAAGAGTCGATCATTGCAGCTGAAGCAGATATCGTATTTACAGGTATCTCGATGAGCGAAGAGTCGGTTAAGAAACTGCGCGATCTGGGCATTACCATTTTCAAAACAGATCCGAAATCAGTGGATGATGTAATGAACAACATTGAAACATTTGGTAAAATCACGGATCATCAGGAAAAAGCACAGGAGATCATCACCCAAATGAAACAGGATGTGGCTGATGTTACTGAGGCTGTGAAGGCAGTTAAACCGGAAGAGAAGAAAAAAGTATACGTTGAGTTCTCCCCAGGCTGGACTGTGGGCAAAGGTGAATTCATGGATGAATTGATTACACTAGCCGGAGGTAACAACGTAGCTTCCGACTTGACTGGCTGGAACCAGATTAATGAAGAGAACATTATTGCTTCCAATCCGGACGTCATTCTGTATGCGAACGATGTTATTGATGAAAATTCGAAAACATTGGATCAAATCATCAAAGCCCGCAGCGGCTGGGATCAAATCACGGCTGTGAAAAACGATGCAGTCATCGGTCTGGATGCCAACCTGTTGAGCCGTCCGGGACCACGGGTAACCCAAGGTCTGAAAGAAGTAGCCAAAGCGATCTACCCTGATCTGTTCAAATGA
- a CDS encoding PLP-dependent aminotransferase family protein, producing the protein MGKIMLMTDNSLKLYEQVVHYLVVRIEAGEWKEHEKLPSVRSLSELLGVHRLTVFKAYQELKERGNVYVKDKSGYFVSPAAPSPVTDQADDPAVSAWLHWDSLARVHSLEAEYQFSKSLIDPALLPNRYWGELMRDLLDIYPRLLGTYSTIQGDLELRSALASHLTTKERFYISADEVLITSGAQQAIDVISRSLVRPGDRVLMERPTYGPAMEIFRKQGARLIFTDVHPEGYDLEQIERLMKQEKPRVFYMTPTFHNPTGINIPTEQRKQLPELAEQYGCFLVEDDSTYDIYFKEKPPAPIFTYDTTGHTLYIRSYSKYVVPGLRIAAIMCRPRFMPGLQAVKALTDNGSPLLNQKLFLRYFQSPRMHQHLSKLRTAIQLRMEVMEQCLLQTDWTWTRPEGGLNIWVELPEGVDTGRLLHRCMEHSVAFVPGTVFDPSDANASRKLRLSFSYAHEQQIREGMSRLIALAENT; encoded by the coding sequence GTGGGCAAAATCATGTTGATGACAGATAACAGCCTTAAACTATATGAGCAAGTGGTACATTATCTGGTTGTACGGATCGAAGCCGGAGAGTGGAAAGAGCATGAGAAGCTGCCGTCTGTGCGGAGCCTGTCCGAGCTGCTCGGTGTACATCGCCTTACCGTTTTTAAGGCCTATCAGGAATTAAAGGAACGCGGGAACGTTTACGTCAAGGATAAGTCCGGTTATTTTGTCAGTCCTGCCGCCCCTTCTCCTGTGACGGATCAGGCCGATGACCCGGCAGTGTCTGCCTGGTTGCACTGGGATTCACTTGCCCGCGTGCACTCCCTGGAGGCGGAGTACCAATTTTCCAAATCATTAATCGACCCTGCCTTGCTGCCAAACCGCTATTGGGGAGAACTGATGCGGGATTTGCTGGATATATACCCACGCCTGCTCGGTACGTACTCCACGATTCAAGGAGATCTAGAGCTGCGAAGTGCCTTGGCAAGTCATCTCACGACCAAGGAACGCTTCTATATCTCGGCCGATGAAGTTCTTATCACTTCTGGTGCACAGCAGGCCATTGATGTCATCTCACGAAGTCTCGTCAGACCCGGTGACCGTGTGCTCATGGAGCGGCCAACGTACGGGCCTGCGATGGAAATTTTCCGCAAACAGGGCGCAAGGTTGATTTTTACCGATGTTCACCCGGAGGGTTATGATCTGGAACAGATTGAACGCCTGATGAAGCAGGAAAAGCCAAGAGTATTTTATATGACGCCGACCTTCCATAACCCTACGGGTATCAATATTCCTACCGAGCAGCGCAAACAACTACCTGAGCTGGCGGAACAGTACGGATGTTTTTTGGTGGAAGACGACAGTACCTATGATATCTATTTCAAGGAAAAACCTCCCGCGCCGATCTTCACATACGATACGACAGGGCATACACTCTATATTCGCAGCTATAGCAAATATGTCGTACCGGGTCTACGGATTGCCGCAATCATGTGTCGCCCCCGGTTCATGCCGGGATTACAGGCCGTCAAAGCACTGACGGATAACGGATCACCTCTGCTGAATCAGAAGCTTTTCCTCCGTTATTTTCAGTCCCCACGCATGCACCAGCACCTCTCCAAGCTGCGTACCGCTATTCAGCTGCGGATGGAAGTGATGGAACAGTGCCTTCTACAAACGGATTGGACGTGGACTCGTCCTGAAGGTGGACTTAACATCTGGGTGGAGCTTCCGGAGGGAGTCGACACCGGAAGATTGCTTCACCGATGCATGGAGCATTCCGTCGCTTTTGTGCCGGGAACGGTATTCGATCCTTCCGATGCAAACGCCAGTCGCAAGCTGCGTCTCTCCTTCTCCTATGCGCACGAGCAGCAAATCCGGGAAGGTATGAGCAGACTTATTGCGCTGGCTGAAAATACGTGA
- a CDS encoding ABC-2 transporter permease produces the protein MLNLLRKDYIALKSSLWMIIFYFVVFSVAFIPTVEMSMYFVGIYTAFGSIMLATMIDIKNHNHKFLVTLPLSRRNIVQAKYLTAVLYTLFGVFASSGAHWLVNFLFPELNKPNFSVLDILISVGMVLVLISIYMPLFYALSKKGAGIINTVFMFVLIILAQPVASLMSMAGENGMGRASVYIFVSVCVLLLFIASYFVTVRLFARKDL, from the coding sequence ATGCTTAACTTGCTTCGCAAAGATTATATCGCTTTAAAAAGTTCACTATGGATGATTATTTTTTATTTTGTTGTATTCAGTGTCGCATTTATCCCGACAGTGGAAATGTCGATGTATTTTGTAGGGATCTATACCGCTTTCGGTTCGATCATGCTTGCCACCATGATTGATATCAAAAACCATAATCATAAATTTCTTGTCACGCTTCCGCTTAGCCGTAGAAACATTGTGCAAGCGAAATATCTGACTGCCGTTCTCTATACGCTTTTTGGCGTTTTCGCTTCGTCTGGCGCTCACTGGCTTGTTAACTTCCTTTTCCCCGAACTGAACAAGCCCAACTTTTCGGTACTGGACATCCTGATTTCGGTTGGAATGGTGCTCGTTTTAATTTCGATCTATATGCCTCTTTTCTACGCCCTTAGTAAAAAGGGAGCTGGAATCATTAATACGGTATTCATGTTCGTTCTAATTATTTTAGCGCAACCTGTTGCCTCGCTCATGAGTATGGCAGGCGAGAACGGAATGGGTCGTGCTTCGGTTTATATTTTTGTTTCAGTTTGCGTTCTTCTGTTGTTCATTGCCTCCTATTTTGTAACGGTCCGTCTGTTTGCAAGGAAGGATCTATAG
- a CDS encoding histidine phosphatase family protein codes for MEIDAGHVGCMQSREIILIRHGTTAWNLEKRYLGHTDIGLLPEAKQELSSLREQFSNITCEALYCSDLLRCQQTLTHIAPSRMGQAKFDPRLREIDFGQWEGLTYDQLKDNPQYREWIDSPQEVTPPKGEPWKAFADRIDSFMEESLVSFSPILNSLSINVPKVAVITHGGVIRYMVSRLIPNQGFWDTQVIPGQAIKIRLDGDEKSWVGSRLTFP; via the coding sequence ATGGAGATAGATGCTGGACATGTTGGCTGCATGCAAAGCCGCGAGATTATTTTGATACGTCATGGTACTACTGCGTGGAACTTGGAAAAAAGATATCTTGGGCATACGGACATCGGACTGCTGCCTGAAGCAAAGCAGGAGCTGTCTTCGCTGCGTGAGCAATTCAGTAATATAACATGTGAAGCCCTGTACTGCAGTGATCTGCTGCGTTGTCAGCAAACACTCACACACATTGCGCCGTCCCGAATGGGACAGGCCAAGTTTGATCCCCGACTCAGGGAGATCGATTTTGGTCAGTGGGAGGGCTTGACCTACGATCAGCTCAAGGATAATCCGCAGTACCGAGAATGGATCGATTCGCCGCAGGAGGTAACACCGCCAAAGGGTGAGCCTTGGAAGGCATTTGCCGATCGGATTGATTCATTTATGGAAGAGAGCCTGGTGTCCTTTTCACCAATACTGAACTCTCTCAGCATAAACGTGCCAAAGGTAGCTGTGATTACGCATGGCGGTGTTATTCGTTATATGGTGTCACGTCTCATTCCGAATCAGGGATTCTGGGATACACAGGTGATACCAGGACAAGCGATAAAGATTCGGTTGGATGGTGATGAGAAGAGCTGGGTGGGAAGCAGATTGACTTTTCCGTAA
- a CDS encoding DMT family transporter: protein MVAIAFTVMCLIFGTTFLAIKIGVEAGMPPFLSAGLRFIIAGALMFAWMWMKGKVNLSLLWRKEMILTGAGLTFGTFATLYWAEQYVSSGVGAILSATGPLMIMVMQTALLRQKTSARMIAGCLIGFAGVILVVLPGVSIGGNSLWLWGCIAVLVGEVCYSAGALYSKKVINQFKEASPVAINAVQMMYGGLLLSGLSAVTESWSTVGMDWMPAVTSLIYLTVVGSMVGHSLFYWIMSRTNPLFPATWLYISPPIAVGLGAVLYNEHVSWITWIGVVLIVSGLLAMNEKVMGWLKKGKHTTPLGQTSKSMVK, encoded by the coding sequence ATGGTTGCAATAGCATTTACCGTAATGTGTCTTATTTTTGGAACAACGTTTCTAGCGATTAAAATTGGCGTGGAGGCAGGTATGCCGCCTTTTCTGTCGGCCGGATTACGCTTTATTATTGCAGGTGCTCTAATGTTTGCATGGATGTGGATGAAAGGGAAAGTGAACCTGTCTTTACTGTGGCGGAAAGAGATGATCTTGACGGGGGCAGGACTGACGTTTGGGACCTTTGCGACCTTATATTGGGCTGAACAATATGTGAGCTCGGGTGTTGGTGCCATTCTGTCAGCCACAGGTCCACTGATGATTATGGTGATGCAGACCGCACTTTTGCGCCAAAAAACGTCTGCACGTATGATTGCAGGCTGTCTGATCGGTTTTGCCGGGGTTATCCTCGTTGTATTGCCGGGGGTATCCATTGGCGGGAATTCCCTGTGGTTGTGGGGTTGTATAGCCGTATTGGTGGGGGAAGTCTGTTATTCAGCGGGAGCATTGTACTCCAAAAAGGTCATTAACCAGTTTAAGGAGGCCAGTCCTGTAGCGATCAATGCGGTGCAGATGATGTACGGAGGATTGCTGTTATCCGGGCTCTCGGCAGTGACAGAATCGTGGAGCACAGTAGGAATGGATTGGATGCCAGCGGTAACTTCCCTGATCTATTTGACAGTAGTCGGTTCGATGGTTGGTCACAGCTTGTTCTACTGGATCATGTCTCGTACCAACCCGTTATTCCCGGCAACATGGTTATACATCTCCCCACCCATTGCGGTTGGTCTTGGGGCGGTTCTCTACAATGAACATGTGAGCTGGATTACGTGGATCGGTGTTGTGCTGATCGTTTCGGGTTTGCTGGCGATGAATGAGAAAGTGATGGGATGGCTTAAAAAGGGAAAACATACAACTCCATTGGGGCAGACTTCCAAATCCATGGTAAAATAG
- a CDS encoding Cof-type HAD-IIB family hydrolase, with product MTYKLMAIDIDDTLINDNKEVTPATQNALEQAVAHGVVVTLATGRAYASAQALARQTKLNVPIITYQGALVKNLLDEKVLYERYVPQDASRKLYDYCLEHNLHLQTYIDDKLYAREENDKLRDYAKLNGTQYHIEPDFIKVIEQKTPKLLIIDEPDYLDEVAVDLRELLGPEVHITKSKPYFLEIMHNEGTKGHALTFLAEHFGHQLSECIAIGDSWNDHEMLEVAGLGVAMGNAIPALKELADYITASNNEDGVKQVIEKFVLNAE from the coding sequence ATGACCTACAAATTAATGGCAATCGATATTGATGATACCCTGATTAACGATAACAAGGAAGTAACACCTGCAACACAGAATGCTCTGGAACAAGCGGTAGCTCATGGTGTCGTTGTAACACTGGCAACTGGACGTGCGTATGCTTCTGCTCAAGCGCTCGCACGCCAAACGAAGCTGAACGTGCCAATCATTACGTATCAAGGCGCTTTGGTGAAAAACTTGCTGGACGAAAAAGTACTCTATGAGCGCTACGTTCCACAGGACGCTTCCCGCAAATTGTACGACTACTGCCTGGAGCATAATCTGCACCTGCAAACGTACATTGATGACAAGCTGTATGCCCGTGAAGAAAACGACAAGCTGCGCGACTACGCCAAGCTGAATGGTACTCAGTACCACATTGAACCGGATTTCATCAAAGTCATCGAGCAAAAAACACCGAAGCTGCTCATCATCGATGAGCCGGATTACTTGGATGAGGTTGCCGTTGACCTGCGTGAATTGCTAGGACCTGAGGTACACATTACCAAATCCAAGCCGTACTTCCTGGAGATCATGCACAATGAAGGTACAAAAGGCCACGCCCTTACATTCCTGGCTGAACACTTTGGTCACCAATTGAGCGAGTGCATTGCCATCGGTGATTCCTGGAATGACCATGAGATGCTGGAAGTCGCTGGTCTTGGTGTAGCGATGGGCAATGCCATCCCTGCTCTCAAAGAGCTGGCAGATTACATTACCGCGAGCAATAACGAAGACGGCGTGAAGCAAGTGATTGAGAAGTTTGTACTGAACGCGGAATAA
- the cobD gene encoding threonine-phosphate decarboxylase CobD produces MSGLIEVFGHGGDVETAAARFGGNPADFLDFSANINPLGPPREVLEALEQGLHTVLRYPDPGHRAFKMLLSDRLGLTPNHISVGNGAAESMALILLGLAPRRVGTVEPGFSEYSALSRQFGAEVHHVQGREELDWRAEPEDIEKLMERVDLLFLGQPNNPNGVQYPVDVLQRLALKAETTGTILVVDEAFIDFIPESQRQSLAPRLKEYPQVIIIRSMTKFYAIPGLRLGYAMGRPELIRAMTEKQVTWSVNGLALIAGEACLRSGEKFEQETMALVSYERERLKAGLEVRGCKVTRGEANFILAALPEPWTATSMQAALGERGILIRSCAMYPGLGERHVRFAVKDAEANGRLLETMKNVIEPDPTNGLEAGGQNDGTAIL; encoded by the coding sequence ATGAGCGGATTAATTGAAGTTTTCGGACATGGCGGTGACGTGGAGACTGCCGCGGCTCGTTTTGGAGGGAATCCAGCGGATTTCCTCGATTTTAGCGCAAACATTAATCCTCTGGGTCCCCCGCGGGAAGTGCTGGAGGCTCTGGAGCAAGGGTTGCATACGGTACTTCGTTACCCTGACCCAGGCCATCGGGCGTTCAAAATGCTGCTTAGTGACCGACTGGGTTTAACCCCGAATCACATATCTGTGGGCAACGGGGCAGCGGAAAGCATGGCTCTAATCTTACTTGGTCTCGCGCCCCGTAGAGTAGGTACGGTAGAACCCGGTTTTTCAGAGTACAGTGCATTATCCAGACAATTTGGAGCAGAAGTCCATCATGTTCAAGGACGGGAAGAACTGGACTGGCGAGCAGAACCGGAAGATATCGAAAAGCTGATGGAGCGGGTGGACTTACTTTTTCTTGGACAGCCCAATAACCCCAATGGGGTTCAGTATCCGGTGGACGTTCTGCAACGGCTTGCGCTTAAAGCAGAGACAACAGGCACGATATTGGTAGTCGATGAGGCATTTATCGATTTCATTCCTGAATCACAGCGCCAATCGCTTGCGCCCAGATTGAAAGAGTATCCGCAGGTGATCATCATTCGCTCGATGACCAAGTTTTATGCGATTCCAGGCCTGCGTCTGGGTTATGCCATGGGTCGTCCCGAACTGATTCGTGCCATGACAGAGAAACAGGTTACTTGGAGTGTGAATGGGCTGGCGCTGATTGCAGGAGAAGCCTGTCTGCGCAGTGGGGAGAAATTTGAACAGGAGACCATGGCACTGGTGTCCTACGAGCGGGAGAGATTAAAGGCAGGGCTGGAGGTTAGGGGATGTAAGGTGACGCGAGGGGAAGCGAACTTTATATTGGCAGCTCTGCCAGAGCCGTGGACTGCGACATCCATGCAGGCTGCTCTCGGTGAACGAGGTATACTGATCCGAAGCTGCGCGATGTATCCCGGACTCGGGGAACGACATGTACGTTTTGCGGTCAAGGATGCGGAGGCTAACGGTCGTTTGCTAGAGACAATGAAAAATGTAATTGAGCCTGACCCGACAAATGGATTAGAGGCAGGGGGACAGAACGATGGCACTGCCATTCTATAA
- the cbiB gene encoding adenosylcobinamide-phosphate synthase CbiB codes for MAGAWIIIGAYILDRCIGDPRWIPHPVIGMGKVISVLERAIRPRVDSNQALKRAGVLFPLLIAGGSFALTWGLIYVLGLIHPAVAVVAEVVLIATTIASKGLKDAGMEVYRHLSRQDWPAARRSLGMIVGRDTAHLDEPEIVRGTVETVAENIVDAIVSPLFYALIGGAPLAMAYRAVNTLDSMVGYKNEKYLHLGWASARLDDWANWIPARLTALLLIMGAWFMKLDARGAARMVSRDARLHPSPNSGFPESAVAGALGIRLGGHNVYHGVASFRAYMGEPTRPMQAEDIVRTTRLMFWSAGSFVLLCGLVTLGIWTAGGALLWR; via the coding sequence ATGGCCGGGGCTTGGATTATTATAGGGGCATACATACTGGATCGCTGCATCGGAGATCCACGCTGGATTCCTCATCCGGTGATTGGCATGGGAAAGGTGATCTCTGTACTCGAGCGGGCGATAAGGCCACGGGTGGACTCGAACCAGGCTCTCAAAAGGGCAGGCGTTTTATTTCCCCTTTTGATTGCGGGGGGTTCTTTTGCACTGACTTGGGGATTAATCTATGTGCTGGGTCTTATTCATCCGGCTGTTGCGGTTGTGGCAGAAGTGGTGCTGATCGCAACCACCATAGCCTCGAAAGGTTTGAAGGATGCAGGCATGGAAGTTTATCGCCATCTGAGTCGACAGGACTGGCCTGCGGCAAGACGTTCACTGGGTATGATTGTAGGACGCGATACGGCTCATCTGGATGAACCGGAGATTGTGAGAGGAACGGTGGAGACTGTGGCGGAGAATATCGTGGATGCCATCGTCTCTCCACTGTTCTATGCCCTGATTGGCGGTGCACCACTTGCCATGGCCTATCGGGCCGTGAATACACTGGATTCCATGGTGGGTTATAAAAATGAAAAATACCTTCATCTCGGCTGGGCGTCTGCCCGTCTGGATGATTGGGCCAACTGGATTCCCGCACGGCTTACGGCCTTGCTGTTGATTATGGGAGCCTGGTTCATGAAGCTGGATGCCAGGGGAGCAGCACGCATGGTGTCCCGGGATGCACGACTTCACCCAAGCCCCAATAGCGGTTTTCCCGAGTCGGCGGTGGCCGGAGCGCTGGGTATAAGACTTGGCGGACATAACGTGTATCACGGCGTAGCTTCATTTCGCGCTTATATGGGCGAGCCGACACGTCCCATGCAGGCAGAAGATATCGTGCGAACAACAAGACTTATGTTTTGGTCGGCAGGTTCTTTTGTTTTATTATGTGGGTTGGTCACCTTAGGGATATGGACTGCTGGAGGGGCACTACTATGGAGATAG
- a CDS encoding adenosylcobinamide amidohydrolase — protein sequence MALPFYNAYKQCADVQIEHNDYYSSVWPGLRISAHERHIKASSPNVVTALSSAVYGGGKIELDRIFNIYVDRHYRCDDPPRDIADLLSEWQEQKDQCAGLLTAVRLEHTAIQEYKSDEFGLLCCTTAGVSNAARAGSARTVFDAAGNKMSNGAVFQNIGQDSPSIYTPGTINIMLWMNGRMTAGAMVNAIQTAVEAKAASLADFGVLDSENGLTATGTTTDAIVLAVSQTEGNKPLISYAGTATVMGAAIGRLVYDTITESLQAAQEWKERTNKQ from the coding sequence ATGGCACTGCCATTCTATAACGCTTATAAACAATGCGCCGATGTACAAATAGAACATAACGATTATTACTCTTCTGTGTGGCCGGGGTTAAGGATCTCCGCACATGAACGGCATATTAAAGCATCCAGCCCCAACGTTGTAACAGCACTTTCCAGCGCCGTGTATGGGGGAGGCAAGATTGAACTGGATCGCATATTCAACATCTATGTGGACAGACATTATCGTTGTGACGATCCACCCCGTGATATTGCTGACCTGTTGAGTGAATGGCAGGAGCAAAAGGATCAATGCGCGGGGCTTTTGACTGCGGTTCGATTGGAGCACACAGCCATCCAGGAATACAAAAGCGATGAGTTCGGATTACTCTGTTGTACAACAGCAGGGGTATCCAATGCTGCGCGTGCTGGTTCTGCAAGAACCGTGTTCGATGCTGCCGGGAATAAGATGAGCAATGGGGCGGTGTTCCAGAACATCGGGCAGGATTCTCCTTCAATCTATACTCCCGGTACGATCAATATCATGTTGTGGATGAATGGGCGTATGACCGCTGGAGCGATGGTGAACGCCATTCAGACTGCAGTAGAAGCGAAGGCCGCTTCGTTAGCTGATTTCGGTGTGCTGGATTCGGAAAATGGTCTGACTGCAACTGGAACAACAACGGATGCTATTGTGCTCGCTGTAAGTCAGACTGAAGGAAATAAACCGCTCATCAGTTACGCCGGAACGGCTACGGTCATGGGTGCAGCGATCGGCAGGCTGGTGTATGACACGATAACGGAAAGCCTGCAAGCCGCGCAGGAGTGGAAAGAGAGGACTAACAAGCAATGA
- a CDS encoding FecCD family ABC transporter permease has protein sequence MSKKLAVYGTAGIVLLVLTVLICTGIGSVALPVRDIAGILLHRIPWLGDWIVPDWNTAAEQIIWKVRFPRVLLAVLVGASLAIAGTGFQGVLRNPLADPFTLGVSSGASVGAAFLIFFGLQYALIGIWTLPLVAFLTGVVTLWFVLALAREGRKIPTHSLILAGVVMQSFLGAVVSFLSTMSKQTINEIIYWTMGSLALRGWSYTAILFPYFVLGLVFLWSRARSLNVLALGERQAAHIGVQVDGLKLSVLAVGTLLTAGAVSVSGVIGFVGLVIPHILRLIVGPDYRLLVPLSAIGGAIFMVWADTIARSLLAPTEIPLGVVTAFVGAPFFAYLLHRNKKLRKGMMP, from the coding sequence ATGAGTAAAAAGCTGGCAGTGTACGGAACGGCCGGAATTGTGCTGCTTGTGTTAACCGTGCTTATCTGCACGGGCATCGGTTCGGTTGCCCTGCCTGTCCGGGACATTGCGGGCATCCTGCTTCATCGCATTCCCTGGCTGGGCGATTGGATTGTTCCTGACTGGAATACAGCAGCAGAACAGATTATATGGAAGGTCAGATTCCCACGTGTACTGCTTGCCGTGCTTGTAGGTGCATCACTGGCGATTGCCGGAACGGGATTCCAGGGGGTTCTTCGTAACCCTCTGGCTGATCCGTTTACCCTAGGCGTATCGTCCGGTGCATCGGTAGGTGCGGCTTTTCTGATTTTTTTCGGATTGCAGTATGCGCTGATTGGAATCTGGACTCTGCCACTGGTCGCGTTTCTGACGGGAGTAGTCACATTGTGGTTTGTGCTTGCCCTCGCTCGTGAGGGACGTAAAATACCGACACACAGCCTGATTCTGGCTGGCGTGGTCATGCAAAGTTTCCTGGGGGCCGTAGTTTCCTTCCTGTCGACCATGTCGAAGCAGACAATCAATGAAATTATATACTGGACGATGGGAAGTCTGGCACTGCGTGGATGGTCGTATACGGCCATCCTTTTCCCGTATTTTGTGCTGGGACTGGTTTTTCTCTGGAGCCGTGCGCGTTCGTTGAATGTGCTTGCCTTGGGGGAGCGACAGGCCGCGCATATCGGGGTTCAGGTGGATGGATTGAAGCTGTCAGTGTTAGCTGTGGGTACGCTGCTTACGGCAGGAGCTGTCTCCGTATCGGGTGTGATTGGCTTTGTCGGATTGGTTATTCCGCATATTCTACGGCTCATCGTCGGACCTGATTATCGCTTGCTGGTGCCTTTGTCGGCGATTGGGGGAGCCATCTTCATGGTCTGGGCAGATACGATAGCACGCTCATTGCTCGCTCCAACCGAAATTCCCCTTGGTGTGGTTACGGCTTTTGTTGGAGCGCCATTCTTTGCGTATCTGCTGCACCGGAACAAAAAGCTGCGGAAGGGGATGATGCCATGA